The Urbifossiella limnaea genome has a window encoding:
- the hcp gene encoding hydroxylamine reductase, protein MSCNQCEQTMGGTGCHHSPGICGKDADVQSLQETILYGLKGMAAYANHARRLGKHDEAVSAFIEEALFSTMTNVNFDVPTLFEIAMELGRKNFRVMELLDQGHVEAFGDPSPAVVTVGTKAGPGILMTGHDLVDLWDLLKQCEGTDVNVYTHGEMLPAHMYPKLREHPNLAGHYGGPWQKQKSEFPAFGGPVVATTNCILIPHANYADRIFTTRFTAVPGGTRIPGNDFSAVIAKARACPPLTKRVDGAHEVGYHRQVLLSAAGTIVDAVKAGQISRFFVIGGCDGYEPGRNYFSDYAEATPPDSFILTLGCGKFRINAHEYGKHLGLPRLMDMGQCNDAYGAIAVAVALAKAFDCTVNDLPLTMVISWFEQKAVAVLLTLLSLGVKGINLGPNPPAFITPNVFKILQDKFDLRIIGKDAKQDLARVLQPA, encoded by the coding sequence ATGTCGTGTAACCAGTGCGAGCAGACGATGGGCGGCACCGGGTGCCACCACAGCCCCGGCATCTGCGGCAAGGACGCCGACGTGCAGAGCCTCCAGGAGACCATCCTGTACGGACTCAAGGGGATGGCCGCCTACGCCAACCACGCCCGCCGGCTGGGCAAGCACGACGAGGCGGTGTCGGCCTTCATCGAGGAGGCCCTGTTCAGCACCATGACCAACGTCAACTTCGACGTCCCCACCCTGTTCGAGATCGCGATGGAACTCGGGCGGAAGAACTTCCGCGTCATGGAGCTGCTCGACCAGGGGCACGTCGAGGCGTTCGGCGACCCGTCGCCGGCGGTCGTCACCGTCGGCACGAAGGCCGGCCCCGGCATCCTGATGACCGGGCACGACCTGGTCGACCTGTGGGACCTGCTCAAGCAGTGCGAGGGGACCGACGTCAACGTGTACACGCACGGCGAGATGCTGCCGGCCCACATGTACCCGAAGCTGCGGGAGCACCCGAACCTGGCCGGGCACTACGGCGGCCCGTGGCAGAAGCAGAAGAGCGAGTTCCCCGCGTTCGGCGGGCCGGTCGTCGCCACCACCAACTGCATCCTCATCCCGCACGCGAACTACGCCGACCGCATCTTCACCACCCGGTTCACCGCCGTGCCCGGCGGCACCCGCATCCCCGGCAACGACTTCTCGGCCGTCATCGCCAAGGCGAGGGCGTGCCCGCCGCTGACCAAGCGGGTGGACGGCGCGCACGAGGTGGGCTACCACCGGCAGGTCTTGCTGAGCGCCGCCGGGACCATCGTGGACGCGGTGAAGGCCGGGCAGATCAGCCGGTTCTTCGTCATCGGCGGGTGCGACGGGTACGAGCCCGGCCGGAACTACTTCAGCGACTACGCCGAGGCCACCCCGCCGGACTCGTTCATCCTCACCCTCGGGTGCGGCAAGTTCCGCATCAACGCCCACGAGTACGGCAAGCACCTCGGCCTGCCGCGGCTGATGGACATGGGCCAGTGCAACGACGCCTACGGGGCCATCGCCGTCGCCGTCGCCCTGGCCAAGGCGTTCGACTGCACGGTCAACGACCTGCCGCTGACGATGGTGATCTCGTGGTTCGAGCAGAAGGCGGTGGCGGTGCTGCTCACCCTGCTGTCGCTCGGCGTCAAGGGGATCAACCTGGGGCCGAACCCGCCGGCGTTCATCACCCCCAACGTGTTCAAGATCTTGCAGGACAAGTTCGACCTGCGGATCATTGGGAAGGACGCGAAGCAGGACCTGGCCCGCGTTCTCCAGCCGGCCTGA
- a CDS encoding diheme cytochrome c precursor has translation MSETPPPDEPHTATDLLPRRLQRFATLFAAVTVGIALFGFLTGLREPARPDRPAPPPADHHAAPAAVNYSDLPTATIRPNAGWDRSLSQLKSDKPGLFDPVVRTDAMKLAALADRAKTRAYDGAPPTVPHPVDSQSAASCLACHGEGLKVGDRVASKMSHAVMTNCTQCHVEQSPVPAATTFVGVYRAGPGERASPGAPPTIPHHTWLRENCTSCHGLVTRPGTRTTHPWLTNCTQCHAPSAALDQVEFTGGRK, from the coding sequence ATGAGCGAGACCCCGCCGCCGGACGAGCCGCACACGGCGACCGACCTGTTACCCCGACGGCTGCAACGGTTCGCCACGCTGTTCGCGGCGGTGACGGTCGGCATCGCCCTGTTCGGGTTCCTGACCGGGCTCCGCGAGCCGGCCCGGCCCGACCGGCCCGCCCCGCCGCCCGCGGATCACCACGCGGCACCTGCTGCCGTCAACTACTCCGACCTCCCCACGGCGACGATCCGCCCGAACGCCGGGTGGGACCGGAGCCTCTCGCAGTTGAAGTCCGACAAGCCGGGCCTGTTCGACCCGGTCGTCCGGACGGACGCGATGAAACTGGCCGCCCTCGCCGACCGGGCGAAGACCCGGGCCTACGACGGGGCCCCGCCGACCGTCCCCCATCCGGTCGATTCACAGTCCGCCGCGTCGTGCCTGGCGTGCCACGGCGAGGGGCTGAAGGTCGGCGACCGGGTCGCGTCGAAGATGAGCCACGCGGTGATGACGAACTGCACCCAGTGCCACGTCGAGCAGTCGCCGGTGCCGGCGGCAACGACGTTCGTCGGCGTGTACCGGGCCGGTCCGGGCGAGCGGGCCTCCCCGGGTGCCCCGCCGACGATCCCGCACCACACCTGGCTGCGGGAGAATTGCACCAGTTGTCACGGGCTGGTCACCCGGCCGGGCACCCGCACGACACACCCCTGGCTGACCAACTGCACCCAGTGTCACGCCCCGTCCGCCGCCCTCGATCAGGTCGAGTTCACCGGAGGCCGCAAATGA
- the dsrP gene encoding sulfate reduction electron transfer complex DsrMKJOP subunit DsrP — protein sequence MSIPTPVPTYLRFLRRSLHVATDGGWLFYAWMLVLTAVALVGANAWAVQVRDGMVRTNMTDHVSWGLYIANFTFCVGLAAGGVMMVIPAYLYHDHDMHEVVIVGEVLAIAAIVMSTLSVVVDLGRPDRFWHMIPGIGKFNWPVSMLTWDIIVLNGYLLINLHVVGYLLYTRYRGLTPNPTWYVPFVLLSIVWAISIHTVTAFLYCGLGGRPFWNTALLAPRFLASAFVSGPAFILLVLRVIRVGTDLPMNPGPARLLVQIIRVAAVVNLLMLASELFTLFYAGGSHLASARYLFFGDHGKYGLVPWIWTAVVLNVGGTLLFFAPAALERGWTRVVACGMVIVGIWIEKGMGLIVPGFIPSTLHEVVEYAPSLTEWKVTAGIWGLGLLLLTAMLKVTVAVFTNQMSAGPSADRPAN from the coding sequence ATGAGTATTCCGACACCGGTTCCGACATACCTCCGCTTCCTCCGCCGGTCGCTGCACGTGGCGACCGACGGCGGGTGGCTGTTCTACGCCTGGATGCTGGTGCTCACCGCCGTCGCCCTGGTCGGGGCCAACGCCTGGGCGGTGCAGGTGCGGGACGGCATGGTCCGCACGAACATGACCGACCACGTCAGTTGGGGCCTGTACATCGCCAACTTCACCTTCTGCGTCGGGCTGGCCGCCGGCGGGGTGATGATGGTCATCCCGGCCTACCTGTACCACGACCACGACATGCACGAGGTGGTGATCGTCGGCGAGGTGCTGGCGATCGCGGCGATCGTGATGAGTACCCTGAGCGTGGTCGTGGACCTCGGCCGCCCGGACCGGTTCTGGCACATGATCCCCGGGATCGGCAAGTTCAACTGGCCGGTGTCGATGCTGACGTGGGACATCATCGTCCTGAACGGCTACCTGCTCATCAACCTGCACGTGGTCGGCTACCTGCTCTACACCCGGTACCGCGGGCTCACGCCGAACCCGACGTGGTACGTGCCGTTCGTGCTGCTCTCGATCGTGTGGGCGATCAGCATCCACACCGTCACCGCGTTCCTGTACTGCGGGCTGGGCGGCCGGCCGTTCTGGAACACGGCCCTCCTCGCCCCGCGGTTCCTGGCGAGTGCGTTCGTGTCCGGGCCGGCGTTCATCCTGCTCGTGCTGCGGGTGATCCGGGTCGGCACCGACCTGCCGATGAACCCCGGCCCGGCCCGGCTGCTGGTGCAGATCATCCGGGTGGCCGCGGTCGTCAACCTGCTCATGCTGGCGTCGGAACTGTTTACCCTCTTCTACGCCGGCGGGTCGCACCTGGCGTCCGCCCGCTACCTGTTCTTCGGCGACCACGGCAAGTACGGCCTCGTGCCGTGGATCTGGACCGCGGTCGTCCTCAACGTCGGCGGCACGCTCCTGTTCTTCGCCCCGGCCGCCCTGGAGCGGGGGTGGACGCGGGTGGTGGCGTGCGGGATGGTGATCGTCGGCATCTGGATCGAGAAGGGGATGGGCCTCATCGTGCCCGGTTTCATCCCGTCCACCCTGCACGAGGTGGTCGAGTACGCCCCGAGCCTGACCGAGTGGAAGGTGACGGCCGGCATCTGGGGGCTCGGCCTGCTGCTGCTCACTGCGATGCTGAAGGTGACGGTGGCGGTGTTCACGAATCAGATGTCGGCCGGCCCGTCCGCCGACCGCCCCGCGAATTGA
- a CDS encoding cytochrome c3 family protein, whose amino-acid sequence MTPADTTAATGATRHPVVVRTPPGPPVVPTGTVDEKGRPVSIACATCHASNPANPEAKLGTPLTRFHQGLTGKHGNLTCTSCHNPADGYASLRLADGKSVPYTAVMTLCAQCHGPQFRDYQHGAHGGMTGHWDLSKGGRSRNNCVDCHDPHAPKYPTVTPAPGPNDRFQTGGGRE is encoded by the coding sequence GTGACCCCGGCGGACACGACCGCGGCGACCGGCGCGACCCGCCACCCGGTCGTGGTCCGCACCCCACCCGGCCCGCCCGTGGTGCCGACGGGCACGGTCGACGAGAAGGGGCGGCCGGTGTCGATCGCCTGTGCCACGTGTCACGCGTCGAACCCGGCGAACCCGGAGGCGAAACTGGGGACGCCGTTGACCCGGTTCCATCAGGGCCTGACCGGAAAGCACGGCAACCTCACCTGCACCTCGTGTCACAACCCGGCCGACGGGTACGCGTCGCTGCGGCTGGCGGACGGCAAGAGCGTGCCGTACACGGCCGTGATGACGCTGTGCGCCCAGTGCCACGGGCCGCAGTTCCGCGACTACCAGCACGGCGCCCACGGCGGGATGACCGGGCACTGGGACCTCTCGAAGGGGGGCCGCTCCCGCAACAACTGCGTGGACTGCCACGACCCGCACGCCCCGAAGTACCCGACCGTCACGCCGGCCCCTGGCCCGAACGACCGATTCCAGACCGGAGGCGGCCGTGAGTGA
- a CDS encoding RrF2 family transcriptional regulator, which translates to MSPYGKTAQTAIAAVSRLAEVYDPARRVKLNSADIAENRHLPQPVVAKVLTILSQAGVVNGSPGPGGGYWLARPPEGVTLYDVVALFERLDDNVSCPYGPQYCGTGPHCPLHFDMLKVREQMVTFLKTSTFGRFVGYTPPAAPPAPPSKGAKRSLNVLPKS; encoded by the coding sequence ATGTCACCGTACGGCAAGACCGCCCAGACCGCCATCGCCGCCGTCAGCCGGCTGGCCGAAGTGTACGACCCGGCCAGGCGGGTGAAGCTGAACTCGGCCGACATCGCCGAGAACCGACACCTGCCGCAGCCGGTGGTGGCCAAGGTGCTCACCATCCTGTCGCAGGCGGGGGTCGTGAACGGCTCGCCCGGGCCGGGCGGCGGGTACTGGCTGGCCCGGCCCCCGGAAGGGGTGACGCTGTACGACGTGGTCGCGCTGTTCGAGCGGCTGGACGACAACGTCAGTTGCCCCTACGGCCCGCAGTACTGCGGCACCGGCCCGCACTGCCCGCTCCACTTCGACATGCTCAAGGTCCGCGAGCAGATGGTGACGTTTCTGAAGACCAGCACGTTCGGCCGGTTCGTCGGCTACACCCCGCCGGCGGCGCCGCCCGCCCCGCCGTCGAAGGGGGCGAAGCGGTCCCTCAACGTCCTGCCCAAGTCCTGA
- a CDS encoding molybdopterin-dependent oxidoreductase — protein MPVLEASRRRFIQSAAMAAATAVVRGRPAAAADPPTPPGGLALPVLPGVTWDKAPCRFCGVGCHVQVGVRDGKVVAVSGDRQAEVNKGLLCVKGYHVGHILYGPDRLTRPMLRKNGKLEPITWDEAIDTIARRIHAAPQKFAFYGSGQWTVPEGYAANKFIKGGLSNNHIDPNARLCMASAVTGYISTYGVDEPYNCYDDLDHCDVLVLWGNNFAEMHPVLFSRFIDRKLKGDRITLVDLTTRHTRTSERADHVLVFQPQSDLSIANCIAHQLIAANAVATDFVEKHCTFRKPWKKPGDPQTLMGEPCSFDEYKQLVAEYTPEAVAKTSGLSAEQLRLLGRLFADRSKKILSLWCMGPNQHTQGTAMNNLIHAVHLLSGHWGRPGDGPQSLTGQPSACGTVREVGTLSHALPGDLRVDKPDQAARAEQLWNLPPGRINPKVGYHAVEMWEKFCTAGGDIDTLWVQVTNPGQTLPNVHKLFDAKAKLPNKFLIVSDVYPTATTELADLVLPSAMWVEKNGVFGNSERRTQQWFKMVNPPGDARDDCWQTIAVARKLFDLGHSGMRDKDGKFLFHMTDAKGQEVPVWKWESYYGTVNVDEKLFEEYRPFTQIKHKDVAPYPELVKARGLRWPVVKQPDGTWKETRYRFLEEYDPYVAKGKGVQFYHSVAGDDKAFIWFRPYVPPPEVPDKDYPLWLDTGRVLEHWHTGTMTRRVPQLKRAMPSAYVEVSRDDATALGVKTGDKVRLETRRGSLELTAWIDGRGKCPKGHVFVPFFDETKLINRLTLEAHCPFSKQPDYKKCAVRLVKVSA, from the coding sequence ATGCCGGTACTTGAGGCATCACGCCGCCGATTCATCCAGTCGGCCGCCATGGCTGCGGCGACGGCCGTCGTCCGGGGCCGGCCGGCCGCGGCGGCCGACCCGCCGACGCCGCCCGGGGGGCTGGCACTGCCCGTGCTGCCGGGCGTGACGTGGGACAAGGCCCCGTGCCGGTTCTGCGGCGTCGGCTGTCACGTGCAGGTCGGGGTGAGAGACGGGAAGGTGGTGGCGGTCAGCGGCGACCGGCAGGCGGAGGTGAACAAGGGCTTGCTGTGCGTGAAGGGGTATCACGTCGGGCACATCCTGTACGGCCCGGACCGGCTGACGCGGCCGATGCTGCGGAAGAACGGCAAGCTCGAACCGATCACCTGGGACGAGGCGATCGACACGATCGCCCGGCGGATTCACGCCGCCCCGCAGAAGTTCGCCTTCTACGGCTCCGGCCAGTGGACCGTGCCCGAGGGGTACGCGGCCAACAAGTTCATCAAGGGCGGGCTCTCGAACAACCACATCGACCCGAACGCCCGGCTGTGCATGGCCTCGGCCGTCACCGGGTACATCAGCACGTACGGCGTGGACGAGCCGTACAACTGCTACGACGACCTCGACCACTGCGACGTGCTCGTCCTGTGGGGGAACAACTTCGCCGAGATGCACCCGGTCCTGTTCAGCCGGTTCATCGACCGCAAGCTGAAGGGCGACCGGATCACCCTCGTCGATCTCACCACCCGGCACACCCGCACCAGCGAGCGGGCCGACCACGTCCTCGTGTTCCAGCCGCAGTCGGACCTGTCCATCGCCAACTGCATCGCCCACCAGCTGATCGCCGCGAACGCGGTGGCGACCGATTTCGTCGAGAAGCACTGCACCTTCCGCAAGCCGTGGAAGAAGCCGGGCGACCCGCAGACGCTGATGGGCGAGCCGTGTTCGTTCGACGAGTACAAGCAACTCGTCGCCGAGTACACGCCGGAGGCCGTGGCGAAGACGAGCGGGCTGTCGGCCGAGCAACTGCGGCTGCTCGGCCGACTGTTCGCCGACCGGTCGAAGAAGATTCTCAGCCTGTGGTGCATGGGGCCGAACCAGCACACGCAGGGCACGGCGATGAACAACCTCATCCACGCCGTCCACCTGCTGAGCGGGCACTGGGGGCGGCCGGGCGACGGCCCGCAGTCGCTCACCGGGCAGCCGTCGGCGTGCGGCACCGTGCGGGAGGTGGGCACCCTGTCGCACGCCCTCCCGGGCGACCTGCGGGTGGACAAGCCGGACCAGGCGGCGAGGGCCGAGCAGTTGTGGAACCTGCCGCCGGGCCGCATCAACCCGAAGGTGGGCTACCACGCCGTCGAGATGTGGGAGAAGTTCTGCACCGCCGGCGGCGACATCGACACCCTGTGGGTGCAGGTGACGAACCCCGGCCAGACCCTGCCGAACGTGCACAAGCTGTTCGACGCGAAGGCCAAGCTGCCGAACAAGTTCCTGATCGTGTCCGACGTGTACCCGACGGCCACCACCGAACTGGCCGACCTGGTGCTGCCGTCGGCCATGTGGGTCGAGAAGAACGGCGTGTTCGGCAACTCGGAACGCCGCACCCAGCAGTGGTTCAAGATGGTGAACCCGCCGGGCGACGCCCGCGACGACTGCTGGCAGACGATCGCCGTCGCCCGCAAGCTGTTCGACCTCGGGCACTCGGGCATGAGGGACAAGGACGGCAAGTTCCTGTTCCACATGACCGACGCGAAGGGGCAGGAGGTGCCGGTCTGGAAGTGGGAGAGCTACTACGGCACCGTGAACGTGGACGAGAAGCTGTTCGAGGAGTACCGGCCGTTCACCCAGATCAAGCACAAGGACGTGGCCCCGTACCCGGAACTGGTGAAAGCCCGCGGGCTGCGGTGGCCGGTGGTGAAGCAGCCGGACGGCACCTGGAAGGAGACGCGGTATCGGTTCCTGGAGGAGTACGACCCCTACGTGGCGAAGGGCAAAGGGGTGCAGTTCTACCACTCCGTCGCCGGCGACGACAAGGCGTTCATCTGGTTCCGCCCGTACGTGCCGCCGCCGGAGGTGCCGGACAAGGACTACCCGCTCTGGCTGGACACCGGCCGGGTGCTGGAGCACTGGCACACCGGCACGATGACCCGGCGGGTGCCGCAACTGAAGCGGGCCATGCCGTCCGCCTACGTCGAGGTCAGCCGGGACGACGCGACGGCCCTCGGGGTAAAGACCGGCGACAAGGTGCGGCTCGAAACCCGCCGCGGGTCTCTTGAACTGACGGCCTGGATCGACGGCCGCGGCAAGTGCCCCAAGGGGCACGTGTTCGTGCCGTTCTTCGACGAGACGAAGCTCATCAACCGGCTGACCCTGGAGGCCCACTGCCCGTTCAGCAAGCAACCGGATTACAAGAAGTGTGCCGTGCGGCTGGTCAAGGTGTCTGCCTGA
- a CDS encoding DUF1592 domain-containing protein yields MPAPRLLAAACVLAALVVGPRPAPVRSDDAPPHAKATALLQKHCFGCHGPAKAKGDLRLDKLDPDLVKGNDGDTWREVLDRLNFGDMPPASEPPMAKADRELLTSWLVQERRKAALAKNPATHFRRLTRREYERTLQDLLGLPIDFGTRLPEDGKSKTGFRNDGDALRMSPQQYETYLQIADEALDAAVVSGPAPAVHRFRLSGFEKNDTFKVEPLPKPEDRPGETFAYATPKGKAFRVFNASPPPNNSKKAPWDGTLPPSAVRRHGEAATQFPDFRVAVGFQHAYRKGETRIRVRAARVEGDATRVPVLTVALGSTNFHGVELTPIGEPVVVDQVEARTYEFQARMENISPPNSGPLTDKNAAVLAVWNSAPQVKGEAAPPRLKVEWVEFESPYFEAWPPPTHAAILFPKGDLAEPAYAREVIRRFATRAYRGPVATAELDRLAAHWQAARQDAATLEDSLKETLAVVLSSPRFLALPATRTATAERERLTDHELAARLSYFLWSTMPDAALAKLADEGALRDPAVRAAQIRRMIADPKAWQFVEQFPDQWLELDRLQRVVVNKDRYPGFDDALAAAMRQETVHFFGEVLRKDLSIFQFLASDFTVVNDRLAAHYGIRGVEGPRFRPVKLDAALHRGGVLTHASVLTGTSDGNDGHPIKRGMWLLKNLLDETPPPPPPNVPELNRDSPKLKGLTIPEALAAHRDSAACVGCHRKIDPWGLAFEEYDAVGNWQRDGAGAELRKRRTRNPVDAKAELPGGATVDGLEGLRAELVRSRGDDFRRAVLRKVMAYALGRTLTLGDTDAADALVPALRGRGDRLGALIELVVESEPFQSK; encoded by the coding sequence ATGCCCGCACCGCGACTCCTCGCCGCCGCGTGCGTGCTCGCCGCCCTGGTCGTGGGACCGCGCCCCGCACCCGTTCGCTCCGACGACGCACCCCCGCACGCGAAGGCGACCGCGCTCCTCCAGAAGCACTGCTTCGGCTGTCACGGCCCGGCCAAGGCGAAGGGCGACCTGCGGCTCGACAAACTCGACCCCGACCTCGTGAAGGGCAACGACGGCGACACGTGGCGCGAGGTGCTCGACCGCCTCAACTTCGGCGACATGCCGCCGGCCTCCGAACCGCCGATGGCCAAGGCCGACCGCGAACTGCTCACCAGCTGGCTCGTACAGGAGCGGCGCAAGGCCGCGCTGGCGAAGAACCCGGCCACGCACTTCCGCCGGCTCACCCGCCGCGAGTACGAGCGCACGCTGCAAGACCTCCTCGGCCTCCCCATCGACTTCGGCACCCGCCTCCCCGAAGACGGCAAGTCGAAGACCGGCTTCCGCAACGACGGCGACGCGCTGCGGATGTCGCCCCAGCAGTACGAGACGTACCTCCAGATCGCCGACGAGGCGCTCGACGCGGCCGTCGTGAGCGGCCCGGCGCCGGCCGTCCACCGCTTCCGCCTCAGCGGCTTCGAGAAGAACGACACGTTCAAGGTCGAGCCGCTTCCGAAGCCGGAGGACCGGCCGGGCGAGACGTTCGCCTACGCCACCCCCAAGGGGAAGGCGTTCCGCGTCTTCAACGCCTCGCCGCCGCCGAACAACAGCAAGAAGGCGCCGTGGGACGGCACGCTGCCGCCGTCGGCCGTCCGCCGGCACGGCGAGGCGGCGACGCAGTTCCCCGACTTCCGCGTCGCCGTCGGCTTCCAGCACGCCTACCGCAAGGGCGAGACGCGAATCCGCGTCCGCGCCGCCCGCGTCGAGGGAGACGCCACGCGCGTGCCCGTGCTCACCGTCGCGCTCGGCTCGACCAACTTCCACGGCGTCGAACTCACGCCGATCGGCGAGCCGGTGGTGGTCGATCAGGTCGAGGCCCGCACCTACGAGTTCCAGGCGCGGATGGAGAACATCTCGCCGCCGAACTCGGGGCCGCTGACCGACAAGAACGCCGCGGTGCTGGCCGTGTGGAACTCGGCGCCGCAGGTGAAGGGCGAGGCCGCGCCGCCGCGGCTGAAGGTCGAGTGGGTCGAGTTCGAGAGCCCGTACTTCGAGGCGTGGCCGCCCCCGACGCACGCGGCGATCCTGTTCCCGAAGGGCGACCTCGCCGAGCCGGCGTATGCCCGCGAAGTGATCCGCCGCTTCGCCACCCGCGCCTACCGCGGCCCCGTCGCCACCGCCGAGCTCGACCGCCTGGCGGCGCACTGGCAAGCCGCCCGCCAGGACGCCGCCACGCTCGAAGACAGCCTGAAGGAGACGCTGGCCGTCGTCCTCAGCTCGCCGCGGTTCCTCGCGCTGCCGGCGACCCGCACGGCGACGGCCGAGCGCGAGCGGCTGACCGACCACGAACTCGCGGCGCGGCTGTCGTACTTCCTGTGGAGCACGATGCCGGACGCGGCGCTGGCCAAGCTCGCCGACGAGGGCGCGCTGCGCGACCCGGCCGTGCGCGCGGCGCAGATCCGCCGCATGATCGCGGACCCGAAGGCGTGGCAGTTCGTCGAGCAGTTCCCCGACCAGTGGCTCGAACTCGACCGCCTGCAGCGCGTCGTCGTGAACAAGGACCGCTACCCCGGCTTCGACGACGCCCTCGCCGCGGCCATGCGGCAGGAGACGGTCCACTTCTTCGGCGAGGTGCTGCGGAAGGACTTGAGCATCTTCCAGTTCCTCGCGTCCGACTTCACGGTCGTGAACGACCGGCTCGCGGCGCACTACGGCATCAGGGGCGTGGAGGGGCCGCGGTTCCGCCCGGTGAAGCTCGACGCGGCGCTGCACCGCGGCGGCGTCCTCACCCACGCGAGCGTGCTGACGGGCACGTCGGACGGGAACGACGGCCACCCGATCAAGCGCGGCATGTGGCTGCTGAAGAACCTGCTCGACGAGACGCCGCCGCCCCCGCCGCCGAACGTGCCGGAGCTGAACCGCGACAGCCCGAAGCTGAAGGGCCTGACGATCCCGGAGGCGCTGGCCGCGCACCGCGACAGCGCCGCGTGCGTCGGCTGCCACCGCAAGATCGACCCGTGGGGGCTGGCGTTCGAGGAGTACGACGCGGTCGGCAACTGGCAGCGCGACGGCGCGGGCGCCGAGCTGCGCAAGAGGCGGACCCGCAACCCCGTGGACGCGAAGGCCGAGCTCCCCGGCGGCGCGACGGTGGACGGCCTGGAGGGGCTGCGGGCCGAGCTGGTGCGATCGCGCGGCGACGACTTCCGCCGCGCCGTGCTGCGGAAGGTGATGGCCTACGCGCTCGGCCGCACGCTGACGCTCGGCGACACCGACGCGGCCGACGCGCTGGTGCCGGCGCTGCGCGGCCGCGGCGACCGCCTCGGCGCCCTCATCGAACTCGTGGTCGAGAGCGAACCGTTCCAATCGAAGTAG
- a CDS encoding macro domain-containing protein gives MIHEVHGDILLTKAQAIAHGVAPGDHFTHGLALALREKYPAMAKDFRHYAHQCHPKPGELWEWGGTAGVRIFCLMTQDDETGRGGQPGPATEATVNHCLKRLRHELDTGEVKSLALPRLATGVGGLAWEGVFPLIRKHLGDSPVPVYVYTRYEAGVAANEPQ, from the coding sequence ATGATTCACGAAGTACACGGCGACATCCTGCTGACGAAGGCCCAGGCGATCGCCCACGGCGTGGCCCCCGGCGACCACTTCACCCACGGGCTGGCCCTCGCCCTGCGGGAAAAGTACCCGGCGATGGCGAAGGACTTCCGCCACTACGCCCACCAGTGTCACCCGAAGCCGGGCGAACTGTGGGAGTGGGGCGGGACCGCCGGCGTCCGCATCTTCTGCCTCATGACCCAGGACGACGAGACGGGCCGCGGGGGGCAGCCGGGGCCGGCCACCGAGGCGACCGTCAACCACTGCCTGAAGCGGTTGCGGCACGAACTCGACACGGGTGAGGTCAAGAGCCTGGCCCTGCCGCGGCTGGCCACCGGCGTGGGCGGGTTGGCCTGGGAGGGGGTGTTCCCCCTCATCCGCAAGCACCTGGGTGACTCGCCGGTGCCGGTGTACGTGTACACCCGGTACGAAGCGGGAGTGGCCGCGAACGAACCCCAGTAA
- a CDS encoding 4Fe-4S dicluster domain-containing protein: protein MSESKTFSLPVLGEVDRRTAVKAGAATLGLAAWAAAIQPWFEWVGEMDTDEFLQKHYRELTPEQLQTILNKLTDEARKETGKPVVVKDHKPIPGVSFAYALNLSICIGCRRCAEACHVENNHDRPSHQSYIRVFEMQKGGIDFEKGTATYDHPVPAKDKYYMPVQCQQCENPPCVKACPIEATWQESDGIVVVDYNWCIGCRYCEAACPYHARRFNWETPQVPAAEVNPNQSYLSNRVRPQGVMEKCTFCLHRTREGRLPACLEACPTGARVFGNVLDPDSEIRWVLENKRVFVLKEELGTKPRFYYFFDK, encoded by the coding sequence GTGAGTGAGTCGAAGACGTTCTCGCTGCCGGTCCTCGGCGAGGTGGACCGCCGGACGGCCGTGAAGGCCGGGGCCGCGACCCTCGGGCTGGCCGCGTGGGCGGCGGCGATCCAGCCGTGGTTCGAGTGGGTCGGCGAGATGGATACCGACGAGTTCCTCCAGAAGCACTACCGCGAGCTGACGCCCGAGCAGCTGCAGACCATCCTGAACAAGCTGACCGACGAGGCCCGCAAGGAGACCGGCAAGCCGGTCGTCGTCAAGGACCACAAGCCGATCCCGGGGGTGTCGTTCGCCTACGCCCTGAACCTGAGCATCTGCATCGGCTGCCGCCGGTGCGCCGAGGCGTGCCACGTCGAGAACAACCACGACCGCCCGAGCCACCAGAGCTACATCCGCGTGTTCGAGATGCAGAAGGGCGGCATCGACTTCGAGAAGGGGACCGCCACCTACGACCACCCGGTGCCGGCGAAGGACAAGTACTACATGCCGGTGCAGTGCCAGCAGTGCGAGAACCCGCCGTGCGTGAAGGCGTGCCCGATCGAGGCGACGTGGCAGGAGTCCGACGGCATTGTGGTGGTGGATTACAACTGGTGCATCGGCTGCCGGTACTGCGAGGCCGCGTGTCCGTACCACGCCCGCCGGTTCAACTGGGAGACGCCGCAGGTCCCCGCCGCGGAAGTGAACCCGAACCAGAGCTACCTGAGCAACCGCGTCCGCCCGCAGGGGGTGATGGAGAAGTGTACGTTCTGCCTGCACCGCACCCGCGAGGGCCGGCTGCCGGCGTGCCTGGAGGCGTGCCCGACCGGGGCCCGGGTGTTCGGCAACGTCCTCGACCCGGACAGCGAGATCCGCTGGGTGCTGGAGAACAAGCGGGTGTTCGTGCTCAAGGAAGAGTTGGGGACGAAGCCCCGCTTTTACTACTTCTTCGACAAGTGA